Within Macaca nemestrina isolate mMacNem1 chromosome 12, mMacNem.hap1, whole genome shotgun sequence, the genomic segment TAGGCTGCCGGGAGGCAGGAGGGGTGGCCTTCAGCACATGCTTTGGGGTAAGCAAGTATGGAGGGAGCAGGCCCACCCCCTGACAGCTTAGGGGACTCTGCCGGAGTAAGGGGAGGGCTGAGGGATGGGGAAGTGGCCCTCTGCAGTGAGGCCCAGAAGCTGTGCTGGCCTGGGGTGGCACCTTCAgccttttctcctctcccttccctgtctGTGCTGCATGGTGACGCCCTCCTACCCACCTCTGTCCTGCAGACCAACATCCCCTTCCTGCAGAATGTGCTCAACAACCAGCAGTTCCTGGCAGGCACCGTGGACACCCAGTTCATCGACGAGAACCCAGAGCTGTTCCAGCTGCGGCCTGCGCAGAACCGGGCCCAAAAGCTGTTGCACTACCTTGGTCTGGCCCGAgactgccctgccctgcccttccctccccacccttctcctccctttcccAATCCCTTGCTCCTACCTCTTTGCCACTCCCCATGACCAAAGAACTTCCTAGTGCCCTCTGCCCCTCACCCCTGCCCTCATTCTGGCCCTGCGTCCTCTTGTCCTGCACCCTCCCATTCACCACTCTCCTTGCTCCTGATCTGAGAGACCCTACTTTTCCATCCACGTGGCCCTCAAGAGGTCCCCAGTGCCTGGTCCCAGGAGGCGCTTGCTTTGGAGAAGACAGGGGCCAGCTGGAAGCCCGGGGATCCTGGAGGGATGTGTCCCTGTCCCTGAGCCCAGCCACTCTCACTGCTGCCCTCTACTCAGCCTCTGCCCAGCCCACCCTGACCCACTGCCCACTCTCTCCCCAGGCCATGTCATGGTAAACGGCCCAACCACCCCGATTCCCGTCAaggccagccccagccccacggACCCCATTGTCCCTGCAGTGCCCATAGGTAGGTGAGATCCATTCTGTCAACTCATGGGGGAGATAAGAGGTTGCCACCTGCAGGACGGGCACCAATGCCCCTGTCTACCCTAGGCCCGCCCCCGGCTGGTTTCAGAGACATTCTGCTGCGAGAGGGGCCCGAGGGCTTTGCTCGAGCTGTGCGGAACCACGAGGGGCTGCTGCTGATGGACACGACCTTCAGGGACGCCCACCAGTCACTGTTGGCCACTCGTGTGCGCACCCACGATCTCAAAAAGATCGCCCCCTATGTTGCCCACAACTTCAGCAAGCTCTTCAGCATGGAGAACTGGGGAGGTAGGCTGGCATGCTGTGCAGCACCTGGCAGGAATTGGGTGCCCACTGTGTGGCCAATCCCAAAGGCTTAGGCCACTGGGGACAAGCTAGAGACGTTAAAACCAAGAACACCAAAGAGGAAGAACTGAAGAAGGCCCAGCCCCCTCTCTGGCCAGGCCTGGTGCTGGCACGAGGTTGCAGAGCTGAAACCAGGTGCATCCTGGGAGGCCCAGGGTCAGGAGGAGATACTTGCCTGTTAGTTAATTATAGCACAGAGATGCACAGAAGGTGGGATTATAAAGGGGGCATAGAAGGGACACAAATGAGCCTGGTCTCCCCCGAGAGATCAGCCAAGGGAAAAATCTGTGGGGGTTGGAGCAGGGAACACAGGGACGGCGGAGATGAGCAGGACCTGGTATTGGGGCCAGAGGCTTGGGCTGCAGAGCTGGCTGCAAGGCCTGGCGGAGTTCCCCAGACACGCAGAGCTGATCTGGGCCTCTTGGTTCCTGTGCAGGAGCCACGTTTGATGTCGCCATGCGCTTCCTGTATGAGTGCCCCTGGCGGCGGCTGCAGGAGCTCCGGGAGCTCATCCCCAACATCCCTTTCCAGATGCTGCTGCGGGGGGCCAACGCTGTGGGCTACACCAATTACCCAGACAACGTGGTCTTCAAGTgagcctggggtggggtgggcagatACTACCTGTTGTGGCCCAGAGAGTACCGAGCCACGTCGTGGTGGCCTCTGTTCCCCACAGTGGGCCTGACACCAAGTCTCTCTGTGGCCACACGCAGCACGGGCTGCTGTTGGGAAATAATCGAGAAGTGTAGAATTGGAGTTGCAGAACTGAACAGGATTCTAAATTACTCCCTCACTCCTGGGGCAGTGGAAGGCCTGAGACTTGCCCGGGTCACTCGGTACAGGGCTGGGACTGGAACCCAGGCCTCAGGACTCCTTGCTCAGTGCCCTCTTCCGCAGGCTGCCACTGGCCTAGCTGATCCTCCAGGGCCTGGTCCACACTTGGGTGCCCCCCGCCAACGACCTGTGGATACCACACCCCATGCCAGGCCAGATCCTCAGATCTCATTCCCCGGGGCAGTAGAGTGGGTCAGGAAGGAGCCAGGGAAGACTGTTCagagggaggtggggtggggctcAGCCCTGGGCGCTCTCACCCTCGCAGGTTCTGTGAGGTGGCCAAAGAGAATGGCATGGATGTCTTCCGCGTGTTTGACTCCCTCAACTACTTGCCCAACATGCTGCTGGGCATGGAGGCGGCAGGAAGTGCCGGAGGCGTGGTGGAGGCTGCCATCTCGTACACCGGCGACGTGTCCGACCCCAGCCGCACCAAGTACTCACTGCAGTACTACATGGGCTTGGCCGAAGAGCTGGTGCGAGCTGGCACCCACATCCTGTGCATCAAGGTGCCTGGGCCACTTgtccatctctccctctctgtcccgACCATGCCCccacccacaggcacatgtcctGCCCCCTCTACCATCTCTCTCCCCAACTTCCTCCAGGATATGGCTGGGCTGCTGAAGCCCACGGCCTGCACCATGCTGGTCAGCTCCCTCCGGGACCGCTTCCCCGACCTCCCACTGCACATCCACACCCACGACACGTCAGGGGCAGGCGTGGCAGCCATGCTGgcttgtgcccaggctggagctgatGTGGTAGATGTGGCAGCCGATTCCATGTCTGGGATGACGTCACAGCCCAGCATGGGGGCCCTGGTGGCCTGTACCAGAGGGACTCCCCTGGACACAGGTAGGAAGAACAGCAGCCCGTGGCCACACCCCTCTCCAATCTGCAGCCACCACCAGTCCCAGTAGTGTTGGACCTGCCTAGGATCCAGATGCCCTGCTCTGGCCTTGCCGCCTTCTGTCACCTGAGTCAGACATGGGACCTGAGCTAGCCCTGGGTCCTGGAGGAGTCATGCATTTCTAAGGCTTCCTCTGACTCTGGCCTCCCTGCAGAGGTGCCCATGGAGCGAGTGTTTGACTACAGTGAGTACTGGGAGGGGGCTCGGGGACTGTACGCGGCCTTCGACTGCACGGCCACCATGAAGTCTGGCAACTCGGATGTGTATGAGAATGAGATCCCAGGGGGCCAGTACACCAACCTGCACTTCCAGGCCCACAGCATGGGGCTCGGCTCCAAGTTCAAGGAGGTCAAGAAGGCCTATGTGGAGGCCAACCAGATGCTGGGCGATCTTATCAAGGTGAGCCCTGCCCAGCGCTCTCCTACCTGACCCAGCCCTGTATGCACCTGCTGCTGGCTGCCTTGAGGTGCCTGGCACCCTAACCTCCAGGGCCTTCTCAGGTGACGCCCTCCTCCAAGATCGTGGGGGACCTGGCCCAGTTTATGGTGCAGAATGGATTGAGCCGGGCAGAGGCTGAAGCTCAGGCAGAAGAGCTATCCTTCCCCCGCTCCGTGGTGGAGTTCCTGCAGGGCTACATCGGTGTCCCCCATGGGGGGTTCCCCGAACCCTTTCGCTCTAAGGTAGGGAAGGCCCAGCATGATGTGAGGGTGGGGGCTGGATGCAGGAATTGGGACTGACACTCCGCTTTGTTCCCCAGGTACTGAAGGACCTGCCGAGGGTGGAGGGGCGGCCCggagcctccctgcctcccctggATCTGCAGGCACTGGAGAAGGAGCTGGTAGACCGGCATGGGGAGGAGGTGACCCCGGAAGATGTGCTCTCAGCAGCTATGTACCCCGATGTGTTTGCCCACTTCAAGGACTTCACTGCCACCTTTGGCCCCCTGGATAGCCTGAATACTCGCCTCTTCCTTCAGGGACCCAGGATCGCAGAGGAGTTTGAGGTCAGTGGCTCTGCTGCTTGTCCACACTCCACCCTGGCCCCCCTGCCCCAGAGCGCTGGAGTTTAGCTCGGCTGTCACTCAGCCTCACAAGCTTTGGGAGCAGAAAGGACTCTTGAGACCGGAAGCTAGGCCTTTAGGGACGAGGAGCCAAGGCCCAGTGTGGGGACTTCCTATGGCCAGGGCCGGGGGACTgctctcccaccttggcctccagccCTGAGTCTGCGCACCCTTCCTGCAGGTGGAGCTGGAGCGGGGCAAGACGCTGCACATCAAAGCCCTGGCCGTGAGCGACCTGAACCGGGCTGGCCAGAGGCAGGTCTTCTTTGAGCTCAATGGGCAGCTGCGGTCCATCTTGGTCAAGGATACCCAGGCCATGAAGGTATTGTCTCCCCCAGGGCCAGCCGGGCGGTGGGGCTGTCTGGGCCCAGGATCTCATGTCCCTCTGGCCTGTGTCTTTAGGAGATGCACTTCCACCCCAAGGCCCTGAAGGACGTGAAGGGCCAGATCGGGGCGCCCATGCCTGGGAAGGTGATAGACATCAAAGTGGCGGCAGGGGCCAGGGTGACCAAGGGCCAGCCCCTGTGTGTGCTCAGTGCCATGAAGATGGAGACTGTGGTGACCTCGCCCACGGAGGGCACTGTCCGCAAGGTTCATGTGACCAAGGACATGACACTGGAAGGCGACGACCTCATCCTGGAGATCGAGTGATCTTGCCCCAGACTGGCAGCCTGGCCATCCCCAAGCCTTCAACAGAAGCTGTGCTGCCACAGCAGGCCCAGGCCAGCCAGCGCCCGAGGCCAGCAAGGTCGGGCCATGGAGGTCCTGTCCAGAGCTGGACAGGAGACACCGCCTGCAGCGGCTCATTCCTTTCAGCCATCGTCCTTTCCTCTGGCGGACAGCTGCTCACATGTTCATCTCTTGCCAAATAAGGGTCTCCTCCTCACTGGAGACTACAAGTGGTGGGTCAGGTGGTCCTAGGACCCGGGGGAGGTTTAGGGGTCCTATctcctgggggaaggggagaTTTAAGATGTCCCAGGTCCTGGGAAGTTTGCTCAATAAAACTGGCTTTCCCCTGCCCTCCATGCTGGATGCTGTGCAGCCCCCTGGCCTAGTGCAGCCCACACCACTCAGCAGTGGGTGGGCAGGTCAGTTGTGTCATCCTCTTCAGAGGGTAGTGAGGATGACAACTGTGGCCCTGTTTTAAGTCACTATTGGGTGCTTACTGTGTATACTCCCCCAACAGGACTAGTAGTACTGAACTTACTTGAGGGGTGGGGCCTGTTCTAAGTATTTAACACCTATTAACTCAGGGAATTAACCTTATCCTCTTATGGACACAGAAATCAAGTCACaggaagattaaataatttgtccaggACTCCACAAGTagtaagagacagagagagatgaaaCCCAGGCCGTTGGCAGACTCGTCTCCCAGCCCCGctgctttattttctaaaaccCAAGGCCAGCGTCCCACCTCAGTTAGCAGGTAAATGCAAGCAGGTACCACCTTCTGGGCAGTGGGTGAGACCCTCGGGAATGGTGATCCGGCAGTCTTGTGCGTGCTCTGGATGTGAGAATGATGGCAGGAGGTGAGGGGGAGTCCAGGGTCTCAGGTTCTAACCCTGCCACTCCCCATGACCACCCCTCCAGACCCCTGCTCAGTTGCCTTTCCTGCAGCGGGGACACTAACCCTgcctgcaccactgccctcctgccCACAGGTAGGGGGAGGATGGGGAAGGGAGCAGGAGGCTGGGCAGTTCCTGAGATggaggggcgggggtggggaggctgatgcaggaaacACCAGCCTCTGGGTAGGAAGCGCCCAGCAGGCCTCTGCCCAGTGCTCCCAGTGCCAGTCCAGCCTCTGGGATGGCCAAGTCACAGTGGGCTTGAGCCTCTTCCTTTCTGGACCGCCAGGTCCCAGATGTACCCCAGGAGGCAAGTGACTGCGATGCTGCCCCTTCCATCCGGGTGGATGTCGTCACGGGCAGCCTGCAGGCATCGTGGGGCAGTGACTGCACATCCCTTTTCTTTCCCGCAGCGGCCAGCCTCAGGGAAGGGACCCTGGGACAACCTCCTTGAGCCTGGAATGGGACCTAAAGGGCTAACATTTCCTACCTGCCCCCCGCCCTCCCAGCCCACCaccaagacggagtctcgctctgtcgcccaggctggagtacagtggcgtgatcttggctcactgcaatgtccacctcccgggttcaagaatctaattttaaaagggCACAGGCAGGGAAATGAGAGCCCTTCCAAAAATGATGGAGAGCAGGCAGAACACGCGCAGGTGCTGAGGACCCTCGAGTCACCGTGTTGCTTGGCAAAGTCGCCGCCGCCCTCAGAGCTGCAGCCTGTGTTGTGGGTTCCTCTGGGGCAGAGGTCCGAGGTGGAGGGAACCAGAAAAGCCTCTACTTCTGGTGATTCAGGAGTAGGTTTCTCTCCGATTTGGGACCTGTTTCCTCTTGTGAAAAACAAGGCGGGCAGACTGGAGGTCCCGGCAGAGGCTTGAGGCCAGTCCTCCTCCCCTCAGAAGAGATAGCTCGGAGGCTCCATTGCTGAggtcagggccagggccatggttcCCTCCCTGACCCATCAGCCAAGCCACAGGCCCCAGGACGAGTGGGGCTCACAGCTGCTACCTGCAGTCTCAGACCCACCGACACTAGGACTTTGGGGCATGGCTCAGGAAGGAGGAAGCCACAGGCCCCCAGCAACCAGAGCTCCCAGCCCATTCTGTACTCCAGGGAACTACCTGCTGGGATGCACCGCCCAGATGTCACTGTTGAAGGTAGCTGGGACAGGTGTGGGCACACTCCCAAGAGCTGCCTAGAATCCTCACACAAGATCCCAAATAGACCGATTCCCAAAGGTCCAAGGCCATGTTACCCAAGTTAAATCTCTTTAATATCCCAATACAAAGTCCTGATGCAAAAAGACAATGAGAAAACCCAGGaagttgggggttgggggtggggagaggttttataaataaaaaaacccCCGAGCAGCTTTTGAGAGGCAGAGGAGCTAAGAGAAGCAGCAGTCCAAAGTGAGGAAGGGAGTGTGTGGCTCCTGGGACCTGCCCCTTGTCCCCTCACTCACAGCTGCTCGTAAACACCCCTTTCGAAAGGGGCTGCACCCTTTGGATATCTGCTCCTTTCTCTTGGTCCCTGGGATTCAACTAGCTCTGGCTTCAATCCCCTACAAAAATTCCTGAGATCTCGGGGACCCCAGCCAGTCCCTCCCCTGCAGTACCCCTtggtggggagggctggggagCCGGTGAGAGTTCATGTTGTATCCAGGAGCGTAGGTCAGGAGCACAGGGGAGCCTCTGAGTCCCCTGCCCGCTCCAAAAGCACACAAAGGGGAAGGCTGCCGTAGAGCTTAGGGTCCGTGAGGGGCtggagcagaagcaggaagagtcCCACACCCAAGGCATAGCCTGCCAGCAGGGGCCGCCTCTGCGGGTGCTCCAAGGCCGCGCAAACAGCCGGGAAACCCATGTAATTGCAGAAGGAATGGCAGAGAACCGGCCCAATCAGGTGTCCTGGGGAAAAGAGACAGCAACTCAGGGAGCAGCCCTACTACCTCCTCTGGCCCTTCTAGGGCTAGTGACCCTCGTCCCCTAAAACAGGAGATCAAGATCCCACTACCCCAGCCATCCACCCACACACC encodes:
- the LOC105469659 gene encoding pyruvate carboxylase, mitochondrial isoform X3 codes for the protein MLKFRTVHGGLRLLGIRRTSTAPAASPNVRRLEYKPIKKVMVANRGEIAIRVFRACTELGIRTVAIYSEQDTGQMHRQKADEAYLIGRGLAPVQAYLHIPDIIKVAKENNVDAVHPGYGFLSERADFAQACQDAGVRFIGPSPEVVRKMGDKVEARAIAIAAGVPVVPGTDAPITSLHEAHEFSNTYGFPIIFKAAYGGGGRGMRVVHSYEELEENYTRAYSEALAAFGNGALFVEKFIEKPRHIEVQILGDQYGNILHLYERDCSIQRRHQKVVEIAPATHLDPQLRTRLTSDSVKLAKQVGYENAGTVEFLVDRHGKHYFIEVNSRLQVEHTVTEEITDVDLVHAQIHVAEGRSLPDLGLRQENIRINGCAIQCRVTTEDPARSFQPDTGRIEVFRSGEGMGIRLDNASAFQGAIISPHYDSLLVKVIAHGKDHPTAATKMSRALAEFRVRGVKTNIPFLQNVLNNQQFLAGTVDTQFIDENPELFQLRPAQNRAQKLLHYLGHVMVNGPTTPIPVKASPSPTDPIVPAVPIGPPPAGFRDILLREGPEGFARAVRNHEGLLLMDTTFRDAHQSLLATRVRTHDLKKIAPYVAHNFSKLFSMENWGGATFDVAMRFLYECPWRRLQELRELIPNIPFQMLLRGANAVGYTNYPDNVVFKFCEVAKENGMDVFRVFDSLNYLPNMLLGMEAAGSAGGVVEAAISYTGDVSDPSRTKYSLQYYMGLAEELVRAGTHILCIKDMAGLLKPTACTMLVSSLRDRFPDLPLHIHTHDTSGAGVAAMLACAQAGADVVDVAADSMSGMTSQPSMGALVACTRGTPLDTEVPMERVFDYSEYWEGARGLYAAFDCTATMKSGNSDVYENEIPGGQYTNLHFQAHSMGLGSKFKEVKKAYVEANQMLGDLIKVTPSSKIVGDLAQFMVQNGLSRAEAEAQAEELSFPRSVVEFLQGYIGVPHGGFPEPFRSKVLKDLPRVEGRPGASLPPLDLQALEKELVDRHGEEVTPEDVLSAAMYPDVFAHFKDFTATFGPLDSLNTRLFLQGPRIAEEFEVELERGKTLHIKALAVSDLNRAGQRQVFFELNGQLRSILVKDTQAMKEMHFHPKALKDVKGQIGAPMPGKVIDIKVAAGARVTKGQPLCVLSAMKMETVVTSPTEGTVRKVHVTKDMTLEGDDLILEIE
- the LOC105469659 gene encoding pyruvate carboxylase, mitochondrial isoform X1, with protein sequence MAQLCRKPRRILSAFWRADQTLRMLKFRTVHGGLRLLGIRRTSTAPAASPNVRRLEYKPIKKVMVANRGEIAIRVFRACTELGIRTVAIYSEQDTGQMHRQKADEAYLIGRGLAPVQAYLHIPDIIKVAKENNVDAVHPGYGFLSERADFAQACQDAGVRFIGPSPEVVRKMGDKVEARAIAIAAGVPVVPGTDAPITSLHEAHEFSNTYGFPIIFKAAYGGGGRGMRVVHSYEELEENYTRAYSEALAAFGNGALFVEKFIEKPRHIEVQILGDQYGNILHLYERDCSIQRRHQKVVEIAPATHLDPQLRTRLTSDSVKLAKQVGYENAGTVEFLVDRHGKHYFIEVNSRLQVEHTVTEEITDVDLVHAQIHVAEGRSLPDLGLRQENIRINGCAIQCRVTTEDPARSFQPDTGRIEVFRSGEGMGIRLDNASAFQGAIISPHYDSLLVKVIAHGKDHPTAATKMSRALAEFRVRGVKTNIPFLQNVLNNQQFLAGTVDTQFIDENPELFQLRPAQNRAQKLLHYLGHVMVNGPTTPIPVKASPSPTDPIVPAVPIGPPPAGFRDILLREGPEGFARAVRNHEGLLLMDTTFRDAHQSLLATRVRTHDLKKIAPYVAHNFSKLFSMENWGGATFDVAMRFLYECPWRRLQELRELIPNIPFQMLLRGANAVGYTNYPDNVVFKFCEVAKENGMDVFRVFDSLNYLPNMLLGMEAAGSAGGVVEAAISYTGDVSDPSRTKYSLQYYMGLAEELVRAGTHILCIKDMAGLLKPTACTMLVSSLRDRFPDLPLHIHTHDTSGAGVAAMLACAQAGADVVDVAADSMSGMTSQPSMGALVACTRGTPLDTEVPMERVFDYSEYWEGARGLYAAFDCTATMKSGNSDVYENEIPGGQYTNLHFQAHSMGLGSKFKEVKKAYVEANQMLGDLIKVTPSSKIVGDLAQFMVQNGLSRAEAEAQAEELSFPRSVVEFLQGYIGVPHGGFPEPFRSKVLKDLPRVEGRPGASLPPLDLQALEKELVDRHGEEVTPEDVLSAAMYPDVFAHFKDFTATFGPLDSLNTRLFLQGPRIAEEFEVELERGKTLHIKALAVSDLNRAGQRQVFFELNGQLRSILVKDTQAMKEMHFHPKALKDVKGQIGAPMPGKVIDIKVAAGARVTKGQPLCVLSAMKMETVVTSPTEGTVRKVHVTKDMTLEGDDLILEIE
- the LOC105469659 gene encoding pyruvate carboxylase, mitochondrial isoform X2, with the protein product MMLKFRTVHGGLRLLGIRRTSTAPAASPNVRRLEYKPIKKVMVANRGEIAIRVFRACTELGIRTVAIYSEQDTGQMHRQKADEAYLIGRGLAPVQAYLHIPDIIKVAKENNVDAVHPGYGFLSERADFAQACQDAGVRFIGPSPEVVRKMGDKVEARAIAIAAGVPVVPGTDAPITSLHEAHEFSNTYGFPIIFKAAYGGGGRGMRVVHSYEELEENYTRAYSEALAAFGNGALFVEKFIEKPRHIEVQILGDQYGNILHLYERDCSIQRRHQKVVEIAPATHLDPQLRTRLTSDSVKLAKQVGYENAGTVEFLVDRHGKHYFIEVNSRLQVEHTVTEEITDVDLVHAQIHVAEGRSLPDLGLRQENIRINGCAIQCRVTTEDPARSFQPDTGRIEVFRSGEGMGIRLDNASAFQGAIISPHYDSLLVKVIAHGKDHPTAATKMSRALAEFRVRGVKTNIPFLQNVLNNQQFLAGTVDTQFIDENPELFQLRPAQNRAQKLLHYLGHVMVNGPTTPIPVKASPSPTDPIVPAVPIGPPPAGFRDILLREGPEGFARAVRNHEGLLLMDTTFRDAHQSLLATRVRTHDLKKIAPYVAHNFSKLFSMENWGGATFDVAMRFLYECPWRRLQELRELIPNIPFQMLLRGANAVGYTNYPDNVVFKFCEVAKENGMDVFRVFDSLNYLPNMLLGMEAAGSAGGVVEAAISYTGDVSDPSRTKYSLQYYMGLAEELVRAGTHILCIKDMAGLLKPTACTMLVSSLRDRFPDLPLHIHTHDTSGAGVAAMLACAQAGADVVDVAADSMSGMTSQPSMGALVACTRGTPLDTEVPMERVFDYSEYWEGARGLYAAFDCTATMKSGNSDVYENEIPGGQYTNLHFQAHSMGLGSKFKEVKKAYVEANQMLGDLIKVTPSSKIVGDLAQFMVQNGLSRAEAEAQAEELSFPRSVVEFLQGYIGVPHGGFPEPFRSKVLKDLPRVEGRPGASLPPLDLQALEKELVDRHGEEVTPEDVLSAAMYPDVFAHFKDFTATFGPLDSLNTRLFLQGPRIAEEFEVELERGKTLHIKALAVSDLNRAGQRQVFFELNGQLRSILVKDTQAMKEMHFHPKALKDVKGQIGAPMPGKVIDIKVAAGARVTKGQPLCVLSAMKMETVVTSPTEGTVRKVHVTKDMTLEGDDLILEIE